From one Leishmania panamensis strain MHOM/PA/94/PSC-1 chromosome 9 sequence genomic stretch:
- a CDS encoding eukaryotic translation initiation factor 2 subunit, putative (TriTrypDB/GeneDB-style sysID: LpmP.09.1080~partially sequenced tandemly duplicated gene), with the protein LKAVEIMKLRHLVVLQNKIDLVGEVKAHDQYRQVRAYLDNIALNVPIVPISAQLKRNVNYLLEYLLHIPMPVRQLKAPVRMTVVRSFDINKPGEGDIERLKGGVAGGTVTQGVIKVGQVVEIRPGLVRSRSTNEQGGRFTYSPLKTRTVTLKAENNVLQYAIPGGLIAVGTTLDPTLTRQDKMVGNMLGEEGTLPEVYCEIEVQYYLFSEMVGAKSKDGKSTAKRVQKLNVLESLQINVGTLTAGATVLNITQDPEIAKLELVTPVCCSTGEQVAISRMVDKTFRLIGWGTIRRGVPMKQSS; encoded by the coding sequence TTAAAGGCTGTGGAGATCAtgaagctgcgccacctcgttGTGTTGCAGAACAAAATCGATCTCGTGGGCGAGGTAAAGGCGCACGATCAGTACCGCCAGGTCCGCGCCTACTTGGACAACATCGCGTTGAATGTGCCGATCGTGCCGATTTcggcgcagctgaagcgcAACGTGAATTATCTACTAGAGTATCTCCTCCACATCCCGATGCCGGTGCGCCAGCTAAAGGCGCCGGTGCGCATGACGGTCGTGCGCTCCTTTGACATCAACAAGCCGGGTGAGGGCGACATTGAGCGCCTTAAAGGCGGCGTGGCTGGTGGCACTGTCACGCAGGGTGTCATCAAAGTGgggcaggtggtggagatCCGTCCTGGCTTGGTGCGCTCACGGAGCACCAACGAACAAGGCGGCCGCTTCACCTACAGTCCGCTGAAGACACGCACGGTTACTCTCAAGGCGGAGAATAACGTGCTACAGTACGCCATCCCTGGTGGACTCATCGCCGTCGGCACGACGCTCGATCCGACCCTAACGCGACAGGACAAGATGGTGGGTAATATGCTGGGCGAAGAAGGCACGCTGCCGGAGGTGTACTGCGAGATTGAGGTGCAGTACTATCTCTTCTCCGAGATGGTCGGTGCCAAGTCGAAGGATGGCAAGTCAACAGCGAAGCGCGTCCAGAAGCTAAACGTTCTGGAGTCCCTGCAGATCAACGTAGGCACCCTCACAGCTGGGGCCACGGTGCTCAATATCACCCAGGACCCCGAAATTGCGAAGCTGGAGCTGGTGACACCGGTGTGCTGCTCTACAGGTGAACAGGTAGCGATCTCGCGTATGGTGGACAAGACGTTCCGACTGATCGGCTGGGGCACGATCCGCCGTGGCGTGCCGATGAAGCAGAGCAGCTAA